TAATGCCACACATCATCCGATGTCCAATCAGCCAGCGGATTGAATTTCACAAGTCCAAACTTCGTATCATACTCGACTTTCTTCGCATTCGCCCGCGTAGGTGCCTGATCCCGCCGAATCCCAGTGATCCACGCATCATATTGGGATAGGATTCTTGTCAGCGGCTCCACCTTGCGGATATTGCAGCAGGCATTTGGATCCTTCTTCCACAGTTCGGGCGCTACTTGCTCCGCTTGTTCTTCCGGTGTCAACTTAGGCTTCACCTGGATGAAATCAATGCCGTACCGCGCAGCGATCCGATCCCGTGTCTCATAGGTTTCACGGAAATGAAAGTCAGTGTCCAGATAGAAGATGTCCGTCTTCGGGCTGATCTTCTGCAGCATATCGACGATCACAACATCCTCTGCTCCGAAACTGCAGGCAAACGTGATGTTGGGAAAACTCTCAACCGCATAAGCCAACAGAGCTTCCGGCCGTT
Above is a window of Insulibacter thermoxylanivorax DNA encoding:
- a CDS encoding phosphoadenylyl-sulfate reductase, with product MNLLEKERWIAEAAEKFEYERPEALLAYAVESFPNITFACSFGAEDVVIVDMLQKISPKTDIFYLDTDFHFRETYETRDRIAARYGIDFIQVKPKLTPEEQAEQVAPELWKKDPNACCNIRKVEPLTRILSQYDAWITGIRRDQAPTRANAKKVEYDTKFGLVKFNPLADWTSDDVWHYIREHQLIYNPLHDQNYPSIGCEHCTRPVKPGEDPRAGRWSGFDKIECGLHK